A single Cannabis sativa cultivar Pink pepper isolate KNU-18-1 chromosome 7, ASM2916894v1, whole genome shotgun sequence DNA region contains:
- the LOC115698244 gene encoding alkylated DNA repair protein ALKBH8 homolog, translating to MGPSPPKPSRFTRPKVGESQSSPNLYVANCGPAVGLSYDTIASVFRTFGEVKAVNPADGSGVRVIVSYAEEGSARNALESLHARPCLQLGGRFLHIQYSFLQTLSLVNDPLPVALMASELNIPGLHLLHDFVSLEEERDLIAAVDEMPWNNLSKRRVQHYGYEFCYETRNINAKKKLGELPSFVFPVLKKQSMFAKYGIPADVILDQLTVNEYPPGVGLSPHIDTHSAFEGLILSLSLAGPCIMEFRRYEDGDWNSKASLGFDMENSKTDSNFVRRAIHLPPRSMLMLFGEARYAWHHYIPHHKIDMVNDEVIRRGARRVSFTFRKVRTNPCNCDFPHHCDSQRDRTR from the exons ATGGGTCCGTCACCCCCCAAACCATCGAGATTCACTCGTCCAAAGGTAGGGGAGTCGCAGTCGAGTCCTAATCTTTACGTGGCCAACTGTGGTCCTGCTGTGGGGCTCTCGTACGACACCATAGCTTCAGTATTCAGAACATTTGGTGAGGTGAAAGCAGTGAATCCAGCTGATGGCAGTGGTGTTCGAGTTATTGTGTCGTATGCTGAAGAGGGTTCTGCCCGAAATGCTTTGGAATCACTCCATGCTCGTCCTTGTCTTCAACTTGGAGGCCGTTTTTTGCATATTCAATATTCCTTTCTTCAAACCCTTTCATTG GTCAATGATCCTCTCCCAGTAGCTTTGATGGCTTCAGAGTTGAACATTCCGGGTCTTCACTTGTTGCATGACTTTGTCAGCCTTGAAGAAGAGAGG GACTTGATTGCAGCAGTTGATGAAATGCCCTGGAATAATCTTTCCAAAAGAAGGGTTCAACATTATGGATATGAATTTTGCTATGAA ACAAGGAATATTAATGCAAAAAAGAAGCTCGGTGAACTCCCATCATTTGTTTTTCCTGTGCTAAAGAAACAGTCGATGTTTGCAAAGTATGGTATTCCTGCAGAtgtaattttggatcaactgaCG GTGAATGAGTATCCGCCTGGGGTGGGTTTGTCCCCACATATTGACACCCATTCTGCTTTTGAAGGATTAATTTTGAGCCTTTCACTAGCAGGGCCTTGCATTATGGAGTTCAGAAGATATGAAGATGGTGATTGGAATTCTAAAGCTTCACTTGGCTTTGATATGGAAAATAGCAAAACCGATTCAAATTTTGTAAGGAGAGCTATCCATCTTCCTCCTCGGTCTATGCTAATGTTATTTGGTGAGGCACGCTATGCGTGGCATCACTACATACCACACCATAAG ATTGACATGGTGAATGATGAAGTGATAAGAAGGGGGGCAAGGAGAGTGTCTTTCACGTTTCGTAAG GTTAGAACAAATCCCTGCAATTGTGACTTTCCCCATCATTGTGATTCTCAGAGAGACAGAACAAGGTAA